In a single window of the Synergistaceae bacterium genome:
- the csaB gene encoding polysaccharide pyruvyl transferase CsaB: MRRYGAALIGYYGFGNLGDELLLKACIDILTHCGLPLSRIVILSADPEKTSREFGVASVNRWSFREVWRAFRDSERVIFGGGGIFQDRTSVKSCAWYWAVVRLARMMGAKVFAVGQSVGPLKSGMSRILSSNALKSCNILHVRDEKSLRLAESLGCKNIIRGCDLVMTLKPESLKHATVPGKMLVNLRPCPELERYAEILRPKITSGETVGVALSPEDESALCVLGLREIVRVHSFREAESLWRTAETAAGMRLHFGVLSRIFRVPAVMMPYDIKVNEFAGQSRIPCISDEWIDPVMPREIPGSIDDVADVFREIMS, translated from the coding sequence ATGAGGCGTTACGGCGCGGCGTTAATCGGGTATTACGGCTTTGGGAATCTCGGCGATGAGCTGCTGCTGAAGGCGTGTATTGACATTCTGACTCATTGCGGGCTTCCCCTGAGCCGGATTGTGATTCTGTCTGCTGACCCTGAAAAAACCTCGCGTGAGTTCGGAGTCGCTTCCGTCAACCGCTGGAGCTTTCGTGAAGTTTGGCGGGCGTTCCGAGACTCTGAGCGTGTTATATTCGGCGGAGGGGGAATATTTCAGGACAGGACGAGCGTCAAATCATGCGCGTGGTACTGGGCTGTTGTCCGTCTTGCGCGGATGATGGGCGCAAAAGTTTTCGCTGTCGGTCAGTCAGTCGGGCCGCTGAAGTCGGGAATGTCCCGGATTCTTTCGAGCAACGCGCTGAAGTCATGCAACATTCTTCACGTGAGGGACGAAAAATCATTGAGGCTTGCGGAGAGTCTCGGCTGTAAAAATATCATTCGCGGCTGTGATTTAGTGATGACGCTGAAGCCTGAGAGCCTGAAACATGCCACAGTGCCCGGAAAAATGCTCGTGAATCTCCGGCCATGTCCTGAGCTTGAACGTTACGCGGAAATTCTGCGCCCTAAAATCACATCGGGGGAAACTGTCGGAGTCGCGCTGTCCCCTGAAGATGAGTCCGCGCTTTGTGTGCTGGGACTGCGTGAGATTGTGAGGGTTCATTCATTCCGGGAGGCTGAGTCGCTGTGGCGGACGGCGGAGACTGCGGCGGGAATGCGTCTTCATTTCGGTGTATTGTCGCGGATATTCAGAGTCCCGGCTGTAATGATGCCATATGACATTAAGGTGAATGAATTTGCGGGGCAGTCCAGGATTCCGTGTATCTCGGATGAATGGATTGACCCGGTAATGCCCCGTGAGATTCCCGGAAGTATTGATGATGTTGCTGATGTGTTCCGGGAAATTATGAGTTAG
- a CDS encoding phospho-N-acetylmuramoyl-pentapeptide-transferase: protein MNFFAAVTFFTLSVILQYFWIKCQRKIHLTQIQKWYGVNIDSEIKAATPSMGGVIFLLLGVLALMMDFSADGLIFWSLPILSGLIGFADDWKKFRSHTSEGFSSLSKLGLQLVLCALWVMAVFLRGKLGLWPGMFDGYAWIVIPVSFLVTAGTINAVNITDGLDGLAAGSFLISLAVMMIVIPAGGFNSRVMVQLFGMTAGFMLFNTRPAKTFMGDTGSHFLGGALAAMCVINGRTLAVIPAGFIFIIEMLSSAIQIFTIRKLGRKIFLMAPLHHHYQKKGLDETAVTVRFWLVHSVGGVMLALLLMSL from the coding sequence ATGAATTTCTTTGCGGCGGTAACATTCTTCACACTGAGCGTGATACTTCAATATTTCTGGATAAAGTGCCAGCGGAAAATTCACCTGACGCAGATTCAGAAATGGTACGGCGTGAACATCGACAGCGAAATCAAAGCCGCGACTCCTTCAATGGGCGGAGTGATTTTTCTGTTACTGGGAGTCCTTGCGCTGATGATGGATTTTTCTGCTGACGGTCTAATATTCTGGAGCCTCCCGATATTGAGCGGGCTTATAGGTTTTGCTGACGACTGGAAGAAGTTCCGCTCCCACACAAGCGAGGGATTTTCGAGCCTGTCGAAACTGGGATTACAGCTTGTGCTTTGCGCTTTGTGGGTCATGGCCGTATTCCTGCGCGGGAAATTGGGACTGTGGCCAGGAATGTTTGACGGGTATGCGTGGATTGTGATTCCCGTGTCATTTCTCGTTACAGCCGGGACAATCAACGCGGTGAACATTACGGACGGTCTTGACGGACTCGCGGCGGGAAGTTTCCTGATTTCGCTTGCGGTGATGATGATCGTGATTCCTGCAGGGGGCTTCAATTCGCGGGTGATGGTTCAGCTTTTCGGAATGACGGCGGGATTCATGCTCTTCAACACGAGGCCGGCAAAAACCTTCATGGGTGATACCGGCTCTCACTTTCTCGGCGGTGCATTGGCGGCTATGTGCGTCATAAACGGGCGGACACTGGCTGTAATTCCGGCGGGGTTTATATTCATCATTGAGATGTTAAGCTCGGCCATTCAGATATTCACGATTCGGAAACTGGGACGAAAAATTTTCCTCATGGCACCGCTTCACCATCACTATCAGAAAAAGGGACTTGATGAGACGGCTGTAACAGTCCGATTCTGGCTCGTTCACTCTGTCGGAGGGGTAATGCTTGCCCTTCTGCTTATGTCATTATGA
- a CDS encoding UDP-N-acetylmuramoyl-tripeptide--D-alanyl-D-alanine ligase: MNMTLAELFDAVPENFAAMEFPNHLATDSRDVTPGGAFVALEGENVDGHSYIPQAVSNGAGLIIVRKGKNPGGLSVPVIELENPERDLAAIASRKLKAHNLDEVIGITGSVGKTTTRAALQKVLSPHFKIHAPERSLNTLIGCTATIMAMPKETEILILEFGANKPGEIRELTDYFPPTTAILTAVAPVHLEGFGSVEGVLREKMEITTAPDIRKIIFNNDNEYLNEAFKYYVKSMGVGENKDSDFVISHDTSEYALPAMSFVLAHRVSQEIARFTVNIWGKHNAVPLSLASAAAHELNISLQECAESLKDFQALRGRGRVVFLDGGKRFMVDDAYNANPASMRASLETFARVKCSGKVAVLGEMRELGTDSAMYHAELAPLLDGIDSVILVGEIWREAVKGDYIFADDWKMALEALRNIPEWQGLLVKGSNSLGLSNIVREIEE, encoded by the coding sequence ATGAATATGACGCTGGCAGAATTATTTGACGCTGTTCCCGAAAATTTCGCGGCTATGGAGTTCCCGAATCACCTTGCGACAGACAGCAGGGACGTTACGCCGGGCGGGGCGTTCGTTGCGCTTGAGGGTGAAAATGTTGACGGACATAGCTACATTCCGCAGGCAGTCTCAAACGGAGCAGGATTAATCATCGTCAGGAAGGGCAAAAATCCCGGCGGACTCTCCGTACCCGTTATAGAGCTTGAGAATCCCGAACGAGATTTAGCCGCAATTGCCTCACGAAAGCTCAAAGCTCACAATCTCGATGAGGTTATCGGCATCACCGGCAGTGTCGGCAAAACAACAACACGCGCCGCACTTCAGAAAGTATTATCCCCTCACTTCAAGATTCACGCCCCCGAAAGAAGCCTGAATACCCTCATAGGCTGTACAGCTACAATAATGGCAATGCCGAAAGAAACGGAGATATTAATCCTCGAATTTGGCGCGAACAAGCCGGGGGAAATTCGCGAGCTTACGGACTATTTTCCGCCGACAACAGCAATATTGACCGCAGTAGCCCCCGTACACCTTGAAGGATTCGGGAGTGTTGAAGGAGTTTTGCGCGAGAAGATGGAAATCACCACAGCCCCGGACATCCGCAAGATTATCTTCAACAACGACAATGAATATCTCAATGAGGCGTTCAAGTATTACGTGAAATCGATGGGAGTCGGCGAGAACAAGGATTCCGATTTCGTCATCAGCCACGACACTTCAGAATACGCGCTCCCGGCAATGTCGTTCGTACTTGCTCACAGGGTATCGCAGGAGATCGCCCGCTTCACCGTCAACATCTGGGGGAAACACAACGCTGTCCCCTTGTCGCTTGCCTCAGCCGCCGCCCATGAGCTGAATATTTCTCTTCAGGAATGCGCCGAGTCCCTCAAAGATTTTCAGGCTCTCAGAGGCCGGGGAAGGGTCGTATTTCTTGACGGGGGAAAAAGATTCATGGTTGATGACGCATACAACGCCAATCCAGCGTCAATGAGGGCTTCACTTGAGACTTTCGCCCGCGTGAAATGCTCCGGGAAAGTCGCCGTACTCGGTGAAATGCGCGAGCTTGGGACGGATTCGGCCATGTATCACGCTGAGTTAGCACCATTGCTTGACGGTATAGACTCGGTGATACTTGTCGGGGAAATTTGGCGGGAGGCCGTGAAGGGGGATTATATTTTTGCTGACGACTGGAAAATGGCACTTGAGGCTCTCAGGAACATTCCCGAATGGCAGGGGCTTTTGGTGAAAGGCTCAAACAGTCTGGGACTCTCGAATATCGTCCGGGAAATTGAAGAATGA
- a CDS encoding UDP-N-acetylmuramoyl-L-alanyl-D-glutamate--2,6-diaminopimelate ligase yields the protein MGVTFGDVLSFIRSKGGNAEIRVKSQDDFSAPISEVISDSRNVKPGTLFACIAGEVYDGHKFVSMAESNGACALLCEHEVDSPLPQIIVKRVRDHLGEISSLVYDNPSAKLLMVAITGTNGKTTTSYITRSILQAAGIRTGLLGTIIESDGVNEKEADRTTPESCIVQRQLSHMVENHCGACVMETSSHGLYLGRLKGALYDVAVFTNLYPEHLDFHKDMENYFAAKKLLFTDYTKPDFCGAVNYDDPYGKRLAEEFSGNVRGFGLSEGASSRVIDARTSIDGTDITIQADGFADLSLHTPLVGDFNIMNTLCAVTAMRGRVDDSAIAEGVANVPQVPGRLERIDLPNGARVFVDFAHTPSALRSVLGVIRKLSGDDRRIISMFGHGGGRYQKNRPELGRAASEFADEIFITSDNAREEDPYDIARAIAEGVSKPYRVNIDRPEAVNIALDSLKAGDILVITGKGPERFITIKNNKIPFNDAEAVKAWRDSH from the coding sequence TTGGGTGTAACATTTGGAGATGTCCTGAGCTTTATACGGTCAAAAGGCGGGAACGCTGAAATCCGCGTGAAGTCCCAGGACGATTTTTCCGCGCCTATTTCGGAGGTCATTTCAGACAGCAGGAACGTTAAGCCGGGGACTCTTTTCGCGTGCATTGCCGGTGAAGTATATGACGGTCATAAATTCGTCAGCATGGCCGAGTCAAACGGAGCCTGCGCGCTACTCTGTGAGCATGAAGTCGACTCGCCATTGCCGCAAATCATCGTGAAGCGAGTCCGGGATCACCTCGGCGAAATTTCGTCATTGGTCTACGATAATCCGTCAGCAAAATTATTGATGGTCGCCATCACAGGCACGAACGGCAAGACCACAACGAGCTACATTACGCGCTCCATACTACAGGCCGCCGGAATACGCACGGGACTACTAGGGACAATCATCGAGTCAGACGGCGTAAACGAGAAGGAAGCCGACCGCACTACCCCCGAAAGCTGCATAGTTCAGCGGCAATTGTCGCACATGGTAGAGAATCATTGCGGGGCTTGCGTCATGGAAACATCATCGCACGGGCTTTACTTGGGACGGCTCAAAGGTGCATTGTATGATGTCGCTGTGTTCACGAATCTTTACCCGGAACATTTAGACTTCCACAAGGACATGGAGAATTATTTTGCCGCCAAAAAATTATTGTTCACGGACTACACAAAGCCGGATTTCTGCGGGGCTGTGAATTATGATGACCCCTACGGGAAACGACTCGCGGAGGAATTTTCCGGCAATGTTCGCGGATTCGGGCTGAGTGAGGGCGCGTCATCAAGAGTCATTGACGCACGTACCAGCATTGACGGCACGGACATAACGATTCAGGCTGACGGGTTCGCGGATCTCAGTCTTCACACGCCGCTTGTCGGGGACTTCAACATCATGAATACCCTTTGCGCGGTTACGGCCATGCGCGGAAGAGTCGATGACTCAGCAATCGCTGAAGGGGTCGCGAATGTCCCGCAGGTTCCCGGGCGGCTCGAACGCATTGACCTGCCTAACGGAGCGCGCGTATTCGTGGATTTCGCGCATACTCCATCGGCATTGCGGAGCGTTCTGGGAGTAATCCGCAAACTTTCAGGCGATGACAGGCGGATAATATCAATGTTCGGACACGGGGGAGGAAGGTATCAGAAGAACAGACCCGAATTAGGCCGGGCAGCGTCAGAATTTGCCGATGAGATATTTATCACGTCAGACAACGCTCGCGAGGAAGACCCCTACGACATCGCCCGCGCAATCGCTGAAGGAGTCAGCAAGCCTTACCGCGTCAACATCGACAGGCCGGAAGCCGTGAATATCGCCCTCGACAGCCTCAAAGCCGGGGACATTCTCGTTATCACAGGAAAAGGCCCGGAACGCTTCATTACCATCAAGAACAACAAAATCCCGTTCAATGACGCAGAAGCCGTAAAAGCATGGAGGGACTCACACTGA
- a CDS encoding DUF4405 domain-containing protein, whose translation MLRPLVDIIMTVLLLLSMSYELIGPVISEMLARISPFTFDGYEYGSLVHEILGMSLIILFFIHLWLNRWWLRTLFTGRYNFTRAILTLVNIILIADVILITFTGLVMSRMFDGLSFADGLMSFARSAHISASFLGYVIMSFHIGLNWHIFSAMMFRKWRPGKILPHVFAAAFMIYGGYAFVRRNIWAYMTLESSFVYFDFDEPFIYFIADYIAVMVLFACVGHYMVLFLRKYKL comes from the coding sequence ATGCTTCGGCCTCTTGTCGATATTATAATGACAGTGCTGCTTCTCCTTTCTATGTCCTATGAGCTTATCGGCCCGGTGATTTCTGAGATGCTCGCAAGAATTTCCCCGTTCACATTTGACGGCTACGAGTACGGCTCACTTGTCCACGAAATTTTAGGGATGAGCCTGATAATATTATTCTTCATTCATTTGTGGCTGAATCGCTGGTGGCTGAGGACTCTTTTCACAGGACGCTACAATTTCACGCGGGCGATTCTGACTCTGGTCAACATAATTCTGATTGCTGATGTGATTCTGATTACGTTTACGGGGCTAGTGATGTCGAGGATGTTCGACGGGCTTTCTTTTGCTGACGGCTTGATGTCATTCGCACGATCGGCGCATATATCCGCGTCATTCTTGGGATACGTCATAATGAGCTTTCATATCGGCTTGAACTGGCACATATTCAGCGCAATGATGTTCAGGAAGTGGAGACCGGGAAAAATTCTGCCTCACGTTTTTGCGGCGGCCTTTATGATTTACGGGGGGTATGCGTTTGTCCGGCGTAATATTTGGGCGTATATGACTCTGGAGTCATCGTTCGTGTATTTTGACTTTGACGAGCCGTTTATTTATTTCATTGCTGACTACATAGCGGTGATGGTATTGTTCGCGTGTGTCGGTCATTACATGGTGCTGTTTCTGAGGAAGTATAAGCTGTAA
- a CDS encoding DUF4491 family protein encodes MNLSGIIIGVFAFFITGIFHPIVVKCEYYFSAKIWPLFLVTGIISAVISLSVESEIISGIFGILSFVLLWCIRELKEQTERVKKGWFPRNPNRKN; translated from the coding sequence TTGAACTTGTCGGGAATAATTATAGGGGTCTTTGCGTTTTTTATCACGGGGATATTTCACCCTATTGTCGTGAAGTGCGAGTATTATTTTTCCGCAAAAATTTGGCCTCTTTTCCTAGTAACGGGAATCATCAGCGCGGTAATCTCTTTGTCAGTCGAAAGTGAAATAATCTCCGGGATATTCGGGATATTAAGTTTTGTGCTGCTGTGGTGCATTCGTGAGCTGAAAGAGCAGACCGAGCGCGTCAAAAAAGGCTGGTTCCCCCGCAACCCTAACCGCAAAAATTAG
- a CDS encoding penicillin-binding protein 2 translates to MSPKRQGSAGNPWILFVIFFAVIGCSLAARHCWPDSRVVSQSQRQYWRRVPLRSTRGIIQDVKGNALVISETLPTFAVDPSMVTSDDLAEIAQVVSPDITERIVSLMGTGNRYMLLKRKVPEDEAAKYFELMKKVRAIRKDEEPYRKYTNQNLMAHVLGFCDNDNKGQAGIEQEWDNTLYSPPGQKIVVRRQNSQAASLMEHEPEKRAVTPVVTLTLDSRIQYVVEKHLFRTAEREKAKWAVALCMNPNTGEILSMASYPTFDPSNRRSLTIESLSNAAVSRTYEPGSTFKPVYMAIALERDWVKKDEMFFCPARIRIADGYIRESDARVALGNVDTAQLLIKSSNVGMAQIGVRSDRLKTYETLQTMGFGREADIELPGVAKGILPYPENWRGITPANIAIGQGLAVTPLQLVTAMAAVVNGGKLMSPYIVKEAVNSLGETVYKGEPKVMREVMTPETAAWIREAMRRVITEGTGRRAATTITDVAGKTGTAQVAGKGGYAPGKYVASFIGFWPYEEPKYLMLIAIGEPSNGRYYGGDLAAPVFKSIVEEMAELEYFS, encoded by the coding sequence ATGTCCCCTAAACGCCAGGGGAGCGCGGGCAATCCATGGATACTGTTCGTGATATTTTTCGCGGTCATAGGCTGTTCGCTTGCGGCGCGCCACTGCTGGCCGGATTCGCGTGTAGTCTCTCAGTCTCAGCGGCAGTACTGGCGGAGAGTCCCGCTTCGTTCGACACGCGGAATCATTCAGGACGTTAAGGGCAACGCGCTCGTAATCTCCGAAACTCTTCCCACATTCGCCGTGGATCCCTCTATGGTTACATCTGATGACCTCGCCGAAATCGCGCAGGTAGTCTCCCCAGACATCACAGAAAGAATCGTGTCATTGATGGGTACGGGAAACCGCTATATGCTCCTGAAGCGAAAAGTCCCGGAAGATGAAGCCGCAAAATATTTTGAGCTGATGAAGAAAGTACGCGCTATCCGCAAAGATGAGGAGCCTTACAGGAAGTACACCAATCAAAATTTGATGGCTCACGTTCTCGGCTTCTGCGACAACGACAACAAAGGGCAGGCAGGAATCGAGCAGGAATGGGACAACACGCTTTACAGCCCCCCCGGTCAGAAAATCGTAGTCCGCCGTCAGAACAGTCAGGCCGCTTCCCTCATGGAGCATGAGCCGGAAAAACGCGCCGTAACGCCCGTAGTAACACTCACTCTTGACAGCCGGATTCAATACGTTGTGGAAAAACATCTCTTCAGGACAGCCGAGCGCGAAAAAGCAAAATGGGCCGTTGCCCTCTGCATGAATCCCAACACCGGCGAAATTCTGTCAATGGCAAGCTACCCGACATTTGACCCGTCAAACCGCAGAAGCCTCACGATAGAGTCGCTCTCAAACGCCGCTGTAAGCAGGACATATGAGCCTGGCTCAACCTTCAAGCCCGTGTACATGGCCATAGCCCTCGAAAGGGACTGGGTAAAGAAGGATGAGATGTTCTTCTGTCCGGCAAGGATAAGGATTGCTGACGGCTACATCAGAGAGTCGGACGCAAGAGTCGCACTCGGAAATGTTGACACGGCACAGCTTCTCATAAAGTCGTCCAATGTCGGAATGGCTCAGATTGGAGTCCGCTCTGATAGGCTCAAGACATACGAGACGCTTCAGACGATGGGATTCGGGCGCGAGGCTGACATAGAGCTTCCCGGAGTCGCAAAAGGCATCCTCCCTTACCCGGAGAACTGGCGCGGAATTACCCCGGCGAATATCGCGATAGGGCAGGGACTTGCGGTTACCCCGCTACAGCTTGTTACGGCAATGGCCGCTGTCGTCAACGGCGGAAAGCTCATGAGTCCCTATATCGTGAAAGAGGCGGTTAATTCTCTGGGCGAGACTGTCTACAAGGGAGAGCCTAAAGTCATGCGCGAGGTTATGACACCTGAGACAGCCGCATGGATTCGCGAGGCAATGAGGCGCGTTATCACAGAGGGAACCGGGAGAAGAGCCGCAACAACAATAACGGATGTCGCCGGGAAAACGGGAACGGCTCAGGTTGCGGGGAAAGGCGGTTACGCTCCGGGGAAATATGTCGCGTCATTCATTGGCTTCTGGCCGTATGAAGAGCCGAAATATCTCATGCTTATAGCCATCGGCGAGCCGTCAAACGGGAGGTATTACGGAGGAGATTTAGCCGCGCCCGTCTTCAAGTCTATTGTTGAGGAAATGGCCGAGCTTGAATATTTCTCCTAG
- the rsmH gene encoding 16S rRNA (cytosine(1402)-N(4))-methyltransferase RsmH, with protein MPVHIPVMLSEVTSLIESHPHSRILDGTLGLGGYSQFLLEKFPSAKILGVDRDPEAVKFSRERLAVYGERFSAMCKNFGSLSELDGLKDFDVLVFDLGVSNMQLTDSGRGFSFNNDGPLDMRMNPDDDSPTAADVLRDSDAKTLAEIFRVYGEERYAGVIASAVKRTRTPITTTAGLVALIRETLPQPVQRKMGTHPARRIFQALRIYVNRETEELESLLASIPEVNNSALVIFVSYHSLEDRLIKHAFRKWQNDGRGKILTRHPVLPSAKEIENNYKARSAKLRAFSLTLN; from the coding sequence TTGCCCGTACATATACCCGTAATGCTCTCTGAAGTAACATCGCTCATCGAATCACATCCGCATTCACGAATCCTTGACGGCACATTAGGACTCGGCGGTTACTCTCAATTCCTGCTGGAAAAATTCCCGTCAGCAAAAATTTTAGGCGTTGACCGCGACCCGGAAGCCGTGAAATTTTCCCGCGAACGTCTCGCAGTTTACGGTGAAAGATTCTCGGCCATGTGCAAAAATTTCGGCAGCCTCTCAGAGTTGGACGGCCTGAAGGATTTTGACGTTCTCGTGTTTGACTTGGGAGTGTCGAACATGCAGCTGACAGACTCCGGGCGGGGGTTCTCGTTCAACAATGACGGCCCTTTGGACATGCGTATGAATCCTGATGACGATTCGCCGACAGCCGCAGACGTTCTCAGGGACTCGGACGCTAAGACTCTGGCGGAAATCTTCCGGGTTTACGGCGAGGAACGTTACGCGGGAGTCATCGCCTCAGCCGTCAAACGCACAAGGACTCCCATAACGACAACCGCCGGACTCGTTGCGCTGATTCGTGAGACTCTCCCTCAGCCCGTCCAAAGGAAAATGGGAACTCACCCCGCCCGCAGAATATTTCAGGCTCTGAGAATTTATGTCAACCGTGAGACAGAAGAGCTTGAATCCCTCCTTGCGTCAATTCCTGAAGTGAACAATTCCGCGCTTGTGATATTCGTCTCGTATCACTCACTTGAAGACAGGCTGATTAAACACGCTTTCAGGAAATGGCAGAATGATGGCCGGGGAAAAATATTGACTCGCCATCCCGTTTTGCCCTCAGCGAAAGAAATTGAGAATAACTACAAGGCAAGGAGCGCAAAGTTAAGGGCGTTTTCACTGACTCTTAACTAG
- the pilM gene encoding pilus assembly protein PilM produces MSFGAGKKIIQKTSAGLAIHNDFVHFVELDENGEITRKASAALPEGCVVHGQIKDFDGLGETFKALVKKTGKIRQPVTIGLPSGDTVIRRPLSFPRMSIEDIRSTIDLNFEEYFTTRADTIFDAVIIRTPSDTGDKDTISVLAATTKKSLVDKILDLLKKADIPAGAVEPLNFAMLRYFPEIKEGLSIIASPHNIIATWDGCGIFFRVVNNLNNFQDVLNTMQFLSTQYRQAQVSKIILAHVNFQLSTDSRMEIINNNDPFFSAIGLAMREDSESGLDLRPAEYVELERRRYSFNPNRLALWGLLAGFLMMSLGTISYAFMTMNSLTEKIDSLRGNLGSLTAQRQRLERENSQLEAQRKQTEKILDFLKGDIPVLEILNALEVNIPDGVKYDNADFVLGPLGGVNVVVDGKARSDKEIIAMTEGLKESGLFDSVMLPVSQKDQLQRKVFKVVLRVKDILVMKTEETSHGK; encoded by the coding sequence ATGTCGTTCGGGGCAGGAAAGAAAATCATACAGAAAACTTCCGCAGGGCTTGCGATTCACAATGACTTTGTTCATTTTGTCGAGCTTGACGAAAACGGCGAAATCACCCGCAAAGCCTCCGCCGCTCTCCCGGAAGGCTGTGTAGTTCACGGCCAGATAAAAGACTTCGACGGACTCGGCGAAACCTTCAAGGCTCTCGTCAAGAAGACCGGAAAAATCCGCCAGCCCGTAACAATCGGCCTCCCTTCAGGCGACACAGTGATACGCCGCCCGCTTAGTTTCCCACGAATGAGCATTGAGGACATTCGCAGCACAATCGATCTCAATTTCGAGGAATATTTCACGACAAGAGCCGACACAATTTTTGACGCTGTAATCATCAGGACACCTTCAGACACAGGCGACAAGGATACAATTTCAGTCCTGGCCGCGACAACAAAAAAATCACTTGTCGACAAAATATTAGACCTCCTGAAGAAAGCCGACATTCCCGCCGGAGCTGTTGAGCCTCTGAATTTCGCAATGCTGAGATATTTCCCCGAAATCAAAGAAGGACTCTCAATCATTGCAAGCCCGCACAACATCATAGCGACATGGGACGGCTGCGGGATATTCTTCCGTGTCGTGAACAACCTCAACAACTTTCAGGACGTACTCAACACAATGCAGTTCCTCAGCACACAGTACAGGCAGGCGCAAGTCAGCAAAATAATCCTCGCCCACGTCAATTTTCAGCTCAGTACCGACTCAAGGATGGAAATCATCAACAATAATGATCCGTTCTTCTCCGCCATCGGGCTGGCCATGAGGGAAGACTCCGAAAGCGGACTCGACCTCCGCCCCGCCGAGTATGTCGAGCTTGAGCGCAGGAGATATTCATTCAACCCGAACAGGCTCGCACTATGGGGACTCCTAGCTGGCTTCCTCATGATGTCGCTGGGTACTATATCTTACGCCTTCATGACTATGAACTCACTGACGGAAAAAATAGACAGCCTGCGCGGGAATCTCGGCAGCCTTACAGCACAGCGGCAGAGGCTCGAACGCGAAAATTCACAGCTTGAGGCGCAGAGAAAGCAGACCGAGAAAATATTAGACTTCCTCAAAGGTGATATACCAGTCCTCGAAATACTCAACGCCCTAGAAGTGAATATACCTGACGGAGTGAAGTATGATAATGCTGATTTCGTGCTTGGGCCTCTTGGAGGGGTCAATGTCGTTGTTGACGGAAAAGCACGGAGCGACAAGGAGATTATAGCGATGACAGAAGGACTCAAGGAGAGCGGATTATTTGACAGCGTAATGCTCCCGGTGTCGCAGAAAGATCAGCTTCAGCGCAAAGTCTTCAAAGTAGTGCTGAGGGTCAAAGACATTCTTGTCATGAAAACGGAGGAAACATCACATGGGAAATAA
- a CDS encoding type II secretion system protein — MGNKRRGFTLFEFLVSMAVMALIGGVSVMRIGTATQKPKHEAEKIAAYFVRLTEKADRTKADFTAEISGNNIAVKWNGNTEVSEKLALDSKLAHTAHFNEKNISDTSVNAWTYKGGSDVKIMATDSLSGSYSTVNGRIDYDYGKNGHMYLAVTSGASSPHYVVITSADIAQ, encoded by the coding sequence ATGGGAAATAAACGCAGGGGCTTCACGCTTTTCGAGTTTCTTGTGTCTATGGCAGTGATGGCCTTGATCGGGGGAGTCTCGGTCATGAGAATCGGCACAGCAACGCAGAAGCCAAAGCACGAGGCGGAGAAAATAGCGGCGTATTTCGTGAGGCTCACGGAGAAAGCCGACCGCACAAAAGCAGACTTCACAGCAGAAATTTCCGGGAACAATATCGCAGTAAAATGGAACGGAAATACAGAAGTCAGCGAAAAATTAGCACTTGACTCGAAATTAGCGCACACTGCTCATTTCAACGAAAAAAACATCAGCGATACCAGCGTTAATGCATGGACATACAAAGGGGGGAGCGATGTGAAAATTATGGCGACGGACAGCCTTTCAGGGTCATACAGCACAGTCAACGGAAGAATTGATTATGATTATGGCAAGAACGGCCACATGTATTTGGCTGTAACATCTGGAGCTTCCTCACCGCATTACGTTGTCATAACGTCAGCGGACATAGCGCAATGA
- a CDS encoding type II secretion system protein: MTKRGAFTVIELFIGIAVMGMISSVALMSVNMAKQTAKREAERVAAYIYRVIQSADRRGQDFTLDMDFQDKKGGGREYYITITWRKNEKNPDSSFKASAGYKYSDNFKGNEYDELIYIAKNRQFKTGGRIKIQDADGNTCYVIIGSTEGRIRISDTSPD; encoded by the coding sequence ATGACAAAGCGCGGGGCGTTCACTGTAATTGAGCTGTTTATTGGGATTGCGGTTATGGGTATGATCTCGTCTGTCGCTCTGATGTCCGTGAACATGGCAAAGCAGACGGCAAAGCGCGAGGCAGAAAGAGTCGCAGCATATATTTACAGGGTCATTCAGTCGGCGGACAGGCGCGGGCAGGACTTCACTCTTGACATGGACTTTCAGGATAAAAAAGGAGGCGGCAGGGAGTACTACATAACAATAACATGGCGCAAAAATGAAAAGAATCCTGACAGCTCATTCAAAGCTAGTGCAGGCTACAAATACTCCGATAACTTCAAGGGAAATGAGTACGATGAATTAATTTACATCGCAAAAAACAGGCAGTTCAAAACCGGAGGGAGAATAAAAATTCAAGATGCTGACGGCAATACGTGCTATGTAATAATAGGGTCAACAGAAGGAAGAATAAGAATCTCAGACACTTCGCCCGACTGA